The Ziziphus jujuba cultivar Dongzao chromosome 7, ASM3175591v1 genome includes a region encoding these proteins:
- the LOC107404425 gene encoding cytochrome P450 81E8 produces MEDTLPCTILSFVILLFAFKFLLRTKTPYKNLPPSPPSLPIVGHLHLLKPPIHQTYHRLSQKYGPIFSLWFGSRRVVIVSSPSAVRDCFTKNDIVLANRPHLLITKHLAYNNTTMVAASYGDHWRNLRRISSTDIFSSSRLNIFIGIRKDEVKRLLCKLSQNSVKDFERVEMRSLLSELAFNIIMRMVAGKRYYGDKVTNEEEACQFRDIIKEMVSYAVSNIPGDFLPFFNWIGCNGSYESRIQNLGNRMDRFMQGLVDEHRKRKESGNTMIDHLLSLQKSQPEYYTDQIIKGLVQVLLLAGTDTSSVTIEWALANLLNHPHILKKARLELDERVGQQRLVDEQDLPKLPYLQNIISETLRLHPAAPNLVPHFSSADCQVGGYDVPQGTIVLINAWAIHRDPSMWDDPDSFKPERFEVDKDGHDEMPYKLLPYGIGRRSCPGAGLAQRIMGLTLGSLIQGLEWEKVSDEKIDMAEGEGMTMPKAVPLEVMCKARPIMSNVLLESWDQI; encoded by the exons ATGGAAGACACCCTACCATGCACAATCCTTTCCTTTGTCATCCTCTTATTTGCTTTCAAATTCTTGCTCAGAACTAAAACTCCCTACAAAAACCTCCCACCAAGTCCACCTTCTCTCCCAATTGTTGGCCACCTCCATCTCTTGAAACCTCCAATCCATCAAACTTACCACCGCCTGTCGCAAAAATACGGCCCCATTTTCTCTCTCTGGTTTGGTTCTCGTCGTGTGGTTATAGTATCATCGCCTTCGGCTGTACGCGACTGCTTTACCAAGAACGACATCGTCCTTGCCAATCGTCCTCACCTCCTCATAACCAAACACCTTGCATACAACAACACGACCATGGTTGCAGCCTCATACGGTGATCACTGGCGCAACCTCCGCCGCATTAGCTCCACAGATATCTTCTCGTCAAGCCGTCTCAACATCTTTATAGGAATTAgaaaggatgaagtcaagcgGTTGCTGTGTAAGCTTTCGCAAAACTCAGTAAAAGATTTTGAAAGGGTTGAGATGAGATCTTTGCTTTCGGAGCTGGCCTTCAACATCATAATGAGGATGGTTGCCGGGAAGCGATACTACGGTGACAAGGTGACGAATGAGGAAGAAGCTTGCCAATTTAGAGACATAATTAAGGAGATGGTTTCTTATGCGGTATCAAATATTCCAGGAGACTTCTTGCCCTTCTTCAATTGGATCGGATGCAATGGTAGTTATGAAAGCAGGATACAGAATCTTGGTAATAGGATGGACCGGTTCATGCAAGGCTTGGTTGACGAGCATCGGAAAAGGAAAGAGAGCGGAAACACCATGATTGATCATTTactttctttgcaaaaatcgcAGCCTGAATACTACACTGACCAAATTATCAAAGGCCTCGTACAG GTATTGTTATTGGCTGGGACGGACACATCATCAGTGACAATAGAATGGGCTTTGGCCAATCTATTAAATCATCCCCATATCTTGAAGAAAGCTAGACTTGAACTTGATGAACGTGTTGGGCAACAACGTTTGGTGGACGAACAAGATCTTCCCAAACTACCATACCTCCAAAATATCATCTCCGAAACCCTTCGGTTGCACCCAGCAGCGCCAAACCTTGTGCCACATTTCTCTTCCGCCGATTGCCAAGTTGGCGGATATGACGTGCCGCAGGGTACCATTGTATTGATTAATGCATGGGCGATACACAGAGATCCTAGTATGTGGGATGATCCAGATAGTTTTAAACCTgagagatttgaagtggataAAGATGGACATGATGAGATGCCGTACAAGCTACTGCCATATGGCATTGGAAGGAGGTCATGTCCTGGAGCTGGGCTTGCCCAACGTATAATGGGTTTAACATTGGGCTCTTTGATTCAGGGCTTAGAGTGGGAGAAAGTAAGCGACGAGAAAATTGATATGGCCGAAGGCGAAGGTATGACTATGCCCAAAGCTGTTCCGTTGGAGGTCATGTGTAAAGCACGTCCTATCATGAGCAATGTTCTCTTGGAGTCTTgggatcaaatttaa
- the LOC107405738 gene encoding cytochrome P450 81E8, with protein sequence MEDTLLYAILSFIIFLFAFKFFTKAKTPYKNLPPGPPSLPIVGHLYLLKPPVHRTFHRLSQKYGPIFSLWFGSHRVVVVSSATAVHECFTKNDIVLANRPQLVRGKHVAYNYTTMVAAPYGDHWRNLRRIGSIEIFSASRLNMFLSIRKDEVKRLLFKLSQNSVQDFKRVEMKSMLLELTFNIIMRMVAGKRYYGDEVSDEEEARQFRELMKEIFETGGVSNPGDFLPILNWLGIDGFERSTKRLAKRSDQFLQGLIDEHRNSKESRNTMIDHLLSLQQSQPEYYTDKIIKGLMLVLLLAGTDTSSVTLEWALSNLLNHPHTLTKAKIELDEQIGQQRLLGEPDVSKLPYLRSIISETLRLYPAAPLLLPHYSSEDCQVGGYDVPHDTIVLINAWAIHRDPEQWEDPESFKPERFEVGDHEDHKLLPFGIGRRACPGAGLAQRVMSLTLGSLIQCFEWKKVSEEEIDMSEGKGTTMPKAVPLEVMCKARPIMNHVLLESMDKI encoded by the exons ATGGAAGACACACTGCTATACGCAATCCTTTCCTTTATCATCTTCCTCTTTGCTTTCAAATTCTTTACCAAAGCCAAAACTCCCTACAAAAACCTCCCACCAGGTCCACCTTCTCTCCCAATCGTTGGCCACCTTTATCTCCTGAAACCTCCAGTCCATCGAACTTTCCACCGCCTGTCACAAAAATACGGCCCCATTTTCTCTCTCTGGTTCGGTTCCCACCGTGTGGTTGTAGTGTCATCGGCCACCGCGGTTCACGAATGCTTTACCAAGAATGACATCGTCCTTGCCAACCGCCCTCAGTTGGTCCGCGGCAAACACGTGGCATACAATTACACGACCATGGTTGCAGCCCCATACGGCGATCACTGGCGCAACCTCCGCCGCATCGGTTCCATCGAGATCTTCTCGGCGAGCCGTCTCAACATGTTCCTAAGCATCCgaaaggatgaagtcaagcgCTTATTGTTTAAGCTTTCTCAAAACTCGGTACAAGATTTTAAAAGAGTGGAGATGAAGTCCATGCTTTTGGAGCTGACCTTTAATATCATCATGAGAATGGTGGCTGGCAAGCGGTACTACGGCGACGAGGTGTCGGATGAGGAGGAAGCAAGGCAGTTCAGAGAGCTGATGAAGGAGATTTTTGAGACTGGTGGGGTATCGAATCCAGGAGATTTCCTGCCCATCTTGAATTGGCTCGGCATTGATGGTTTTGAACGCAGTACGAAGAGACTTGCTAAGAGGAGCGACCAGTTCTTGCAAGGCTTGATTGATGAGCATCGGAACAGTAAAGAGAGTAGAAACACCATGATTGATCATTTGCTTTCTCTGCAACAATCACAGCCTGAGTACTACACTGACAAAATTATCAAAGGGCTTATGCTG GTATTGCTACTAGCTGGGACAGATACATCATCGGTGACATTAGAATGGGCATTGTCCAATCTACTTAACCATCCCCACACCTTGACAAAAGCTAAAATTGAACTCGATGAACAAATTGGGCAACAACGTTTGCTGGGTGAACCAGACGTATCCAAACTACCATACCTCCGAAGCATCATCTCCGAAACCCTTCGATTGTACCCAGCAGCACCGTTGCTTCTTCCACATTACAGTTCCGAGGATTGCCAAGTTGGTGGATACGATGTGCCGCACGATACCATTGTATTGATTAATGCATGGGCGATACACAGAGACCCTGAGCAGTGGGAAGATCCAGAAAGTTTTAAACCTGAAAGATTTGAAGTTGGTGATCATGAAGATCATAAGCTATTGCCGTTTGGCATTGGAAGGAGGGCGTGTCCCGGAGCTGGGCTGGCCCAACGCGTAATGAGCTTGACATTGGGTTCCTTGATTCAGTGCTTTGAATGGAAAAAAGTTAGCGAGGAGGAAATTGATATGAGTGAAGGAAAAGGAACCACTATGCCCAAAGCTGTTCCGTTGGAGGTCATGTGTAAAGCACGTCCTATCATGAACCATGTTCTCTTGGAGTCTATGGACAAAATTTAG
- the LOC107404430 gene encoding cytochrome P450 81Q32 isoform X1, whose product MEDALFYTCLSLIIFFFAFKLFYLQYRSPYKNLPPGPFSLPIIGHLHLLRPPVHRTLRRLSQNYGPIFTLWLGSRRVVVVSSAPAVEECFNKNDIVLANRPQLLLGKHVHYNYTTVAATPYGDHWRNLRRIGSLEVFSSSRLNMFLGIRKDEVKRFLRKLSHNSRQNFSKVEMKSSLTELTFNIVIRMVAGERYYGDDVTADKEEAQNFREVIEELMLYGGTTNQGDFLPTLKWIGINGFERRIKKLAKKTDRLLQRLIEEHRRNQGSRNTMIDHLLSLQQSQPECYTDQIIKGFILIMLLAGSDTSAVTLEWAMSNLLNHPHILEKARAELDAQIGQQKLVDESDLSKLPYLQNIISETLRLYPAAPLLVPHYSSQDCTIGGYDIPRDTILLINAWAIHRDPELWDDPESFKPERFQKGKVEVYKLMPFGVGRRACPGIGLAQRVMHLTLASLIQCFEWERVSEKQVDMTGGKGLTMPKALPLEAMCKAREIMDNILSDSTNEIRNMHKMI is encoded by the exons ATGGAAGATGCTCTGTTCTACACATGTCTTTCCcttatcatctttttctttgctttcaAGCTCTTCTACCTACAATACAGATCACCTTACAAAAACCTCCCACCAGGACCATTTTCTCTTCCGATTATTGGTCATCTCCATCTCTTAAGACCTCCGGTCCACCGAACTTTACGCCGTCTCTCCCAAAACTACGGCCCAATTTTCACTCTCTGGTTAGGATCTCGCCGCGTTGTTGTGGTATCGTCTGCCCCGGCGGTCGAAGAATGCTTCAACAAAAACGACATCGTTCTCGCCAACCGACCTCAGTTACTCTTGGGAAAACACGTGCACTACAACTACACAACTGTCGCAGCGACTCCGTACGGTGATCACTGGCGCAACCTCCGCCGTATTGGTTCTTTAGAGGTCTTCTCGTCGAGCCGCCTCAACATGTTCTTGGGAATCCGAAAGGACGAAGTGAAGCGCTTTCTGCGTAAGCTCTCGCATAATTCACGACAAAATTTTTCCAAGGTGGAGATGAAATCGTCGCTTACAGAGCTAACATTTAACATCGTAATAAGAATGGTAGCCGGGGAGCGGTACTATGGGGACGATGTTACTGCTGATAAGGAAGAAGCACAGAATTTCAGAGAGGTTATAGAGGAGTTAATGCTGTATGGTGGGACAACAAACCAAGGAGATTTCTTGCCTACTTTGAAATGGATCGGAATTAATGGTTTTGAAAGGAGGATAAAAAAACTTGCTAAAAAGACGGATCGTTTACTGCAACGTCTAATTGAGGAGCACCGGAGAAACCAAGGGAGTAGAAACACCATGATTGATCATCTACTCTCTTTGCAACAGTCACAACCCGAATGCTACACCGACCAAATTATCAAAGGATTTATACTG ATAATGCTATTGGCTGGTTCGGACACATCGGCAGTGACATTAGAATGGGCAATGTCCAATCTGCTTAACCATCCTCATATCTTAGAAAAGGCTAGAGCAGAATTGGATGCTCAAATTGGGCAACAGAAATTGGTGGACGAATCAGATCTTTCAAAACTACCTTATCTCCAAAACATAATCTCCGAGACTCTTCGATTGTATCCAGCAGCTCCATTGCTGGTGCCTCATTACTCATCCCAAGACTGTACAATTGGGGGATACGACATCCCACGTGACACTATCTTACTAATTAATGCATGGGCCATACATAGAGACCCTGAGCTTTGGGATGATCCAGAAAGTTTCAAGCCCGAAAGGTTCCAGAAGGGTAAGGTTGAGGTCTACAAGCTCATGCCATTTGGAGTTGGAAGGAGGGCCTGTCCTGGAATTGGCCTAGCCCAACGTGTAATGCACTTGACTTTGGCATCGTTGATTCAGTGCTTTGAATGGGAAAGGGTCAGTGAGAAACAAGTTGACATGACAGGAGGTAAAGGGCTCACCATGCCAAAAGCTTTGCCATTGGAGGCCATGTGTAAAGCACGTGAGATCATGGATAATATTCTTTCAGATTCAACAAATGAAATTCGAAATATGCATAAAATGATTTGA